From the Gemmatimonadota bacterium genome, one window contains:
- a CDS encoding ABC transporter ATP-binding protein — MEEEEIGHKGFDLRLMARLMNFLRPYKWWVVLTFVLIIVAAVVRQAGPFLTKIAVDDYIVPGDVDGLTYLVMLYIGLLVAQFGVGYCQSWTTNMIGQWAMHDVRLQIFMHLQRLPMRFFDRTPVGRLMARNTNDVDALNELFTDGIVSMISDIFTIITILAYIFYMDVTLGLLICIALPVAFIATVWLQNKTFFAYRVARTLFARFSSSLQETVSGMEVVQLFGCEDRCVKRFEDPNKEYLDARLKSAFYHAIYFPIMELGGVLLSALVLWYGGARVLDGEIQWGVLVAMLQYVPRFFMPLRDIADRFTVLQVAMASSERIFELLDTKPESLGGTVKADHLKGEIAFQNVWFAYNEGEWVLRDVSFRVAPGESLALVGATGAGKSTVISLVCRFYDIQRGAILVDGVDIREWDVEELRRRIGVVQQDVFLFAGDIEANISLGHPRISRQEVEQAARDVNADRFIDKLPDTYEHEVLERGSSLSVGQRQLISFARTLACGPDILILDEATANVDTETEMWIQDAVAKLMRSRTSIAIAHRLSTIRNADKILVMHRGQIREEGDHDALINQNGIYARLYQLQYQEE, encoded by the coding sequence ATGGAAGAAGAGGAAATTGGTCATAAGGGTTTTGATCTGCGTTTGATGGCGCGGTTGATGAACTTTCTCAGGCCCTACAAGTGGTGGGTTGTTCTCACGTTTGTGCTCATTATTGTCGCAGCGGTTGTGCGGCAGGCCGGGCCTTTTTTGACCAAGATTGCGGTGGATGATTATATCGTGCCGGGAGATGTGGATGGGTTGACCTATCTGGTGATGCTCTATATCGGTTTGCTTGTCGCGCAATTCGGGGTGGGGTATTGCCAGAGTTGGACGACCAATATGATCGGGCAATGGGCTATGCACGATGTGCGGTTGCAGATTTTTATGCATTTGCAGCGGTTGCCCATGCGTTTTTTCGACCGCACGCCTGTGGGCCGCTTGATGGCGCGCAATACAAATGATGTGGATGCCCTCAACGAGTTGTTTACCGATGGCATTGTGTCGATGATCAGCGATATTTTTACGATTATCACGATTCTCGCATACATTTTTTATATGGATGTCACGCTCGGCTTGTTGATCTGTATCGCATTGCCGGTGGCTTTTATCGCAACCGTGTGGCTGCAGAATAAGACCTTTTTTGCGTATCGCGTTGCGCGCACCTTATTCGCGCGATTTAGTTCTTCGTTGCAGGAGACTGTGTCCGGGATGGAGGTGGTGCAGTTATTTGGTTGCGAAGATCGCTGTGTGAAGCGGTTTGAAGATCCGAATAAGGAGTATCTGGATGCGCGGCTAAAGAGCGCGTTTTACCATGCGATTTATTTCCCGATTATGGAGTTGGGCGGTGTTTTATTGTCCGCACTGGTGTTGTGGTATGGCGGCGCGCGGGTGCTGGATGGGGAAATTCAGTGGGGCGTGCTCGTGGCGATGTTGCAATATGTTCCGCGGTTTTTTATGCCTCTCCGCGATATTGCCGATCGTTTTACCGTGCTTCAGGTTGCGATGGCGTCTTCAGAGCGCATTTTTGAGTTGCTGGATACGAAGCCAGAATCACTTGGCGGCACTGTGAAGGCCGATCACTTGAAGGGCGAGATCGCGTTTCAAAATGTCTGGTTTGCGTACAATGAAGGCGAATGGGTGTTGCGCGATGTGTCTTTTCGCGTTGCGCCGGGGGAGAGTTTGGCATTGGTCGGGGCGACGGGCGCGGGTAAGAGCACGGTGATTAGTCTGGTGTGTCGGTTCTACGATATTCAGCGGGGTGCGATTCTGGTAGATGGGGTCGATATTCGGGAGTGGGATGTGGAGGAACTTCGCAGGCGCATTGGGGTCGTGCAACAGGATGTTTTTCTTTTTGCCGGTGATATTGAGGCCAATATTAGTCTGGGACATCCGCGCATTAGCCGCCAGGAGGTCGAGCAGGCCGCGCGCGATGTCAATGCAGACCGGTTTATCGACAAGTTGCCCGATACCTATGAGCACGAGGTGCTGGAGCGGGGCAGTTCGCTTTCGGTCGGGCAGCGGCAGTTGATATCTTTTGCGCGCACGCTGGCTTGTGGACCAGATATTCTCATTCTGGATGAGGCGACGGCGAATGTGGATACGGAGACCGAGATGTGGATTCAGGATGCGGTGGCAAAATTGATGCGGTCGCGGACTTCGATTGCGATTGCACACCGCCTTTCTACGATTCGAAATGCGGACAAGATTCTGGTGATGCACCGCGGGCAAATCCGCGAGGAAGGCGACCACGATGCGCTGATCAATCAGAATGGGATTTATGCCCGGCTTTATCAGTTGCAGTATCAAGAGGAGTAG
- a CDS encoding ABC transporter ATP-binding protein, producing MSLNFFKPFAEYVYPHRWKIFWGLVLLLGTQAVQALVPLLMKWAIDTAKAGLDAGDLTGDVVDTITGTPMGDLQMYGALMVALGIAQWGMSFGMRWFIASASRFIERDIRTIYVRHIVRLPLSFFQAQRVGDLMARATNDVEAIQRFFYFAYRLSLQAVLSFVLSLILMCIIDWQLALLALAPMPVMAFCARWVGQKVRVGYRRVQEQFAAVSSKIQENLTGMRMVKAFAMRPLEIVDFGILNEEYVTRNRHLIKIRSLYYPFTFLLSGVSMIVILWLGGLRVIEGSLSLGAFVAFNAYLLRMSRPMSMLGRIVDEYQRAVASLRRIEEVLKVSPQPDVAGGTTGDITGEIEFRNASFSYNGQRVLKDINLRIPAGSTLAVVGRVGSGKSTLARLIPRLIQADEGRVLIDGKPVEEIPLQTIRDATGYVPQDAFLFSDTIRENVALGTRAEGDVARATEISQLAPDLHLFPDHLETIVGERGVTLSGGQKQRTAIARAVIREPRILIMDDALASVDTRTEEEILKQLREIMASRTTILIAHRISTVKDADHIIVLDEGRIVEQGSHDELVAHDGIYADMFRRQHLARELEIL from the coding sequence ATGAGTCTCAATTTTTTTAAGCCCTTTGCGGAGTATGTGTATCCCCATCGATGGAAGATTTTTTGGGGATTGGTGCTGTTGCTGGGTACGCAGGCGGTTCAGGCGCTCGTTCCGTTGTTGATGAAATGGGCGATTGATACGGCTAAAGCGGGGCTGGATGCTGGAGATCTTACGGGTGATGTGGTCGATACAATCACGGGTACCCCGATGGGCGATTTGCAGATGTACGGGGCGCTCATGGTTGCACTTGGCATCGCGCAATGGGGCATGTCATTTGGGATGCGCTGGTTTATTGCCAGTGCGTCTCGTTTTATAGAGCGCGATATTCGCACGATTTATGTGCGACATATTGTGCGGCTACCGCTGAGTTTTTTCCAGGCGCAGCGCGTGGGCGATTTAATGGCGCGGGCGACCAATGATGTGGAAGCGATTCAGCGGTTTTTTTATTTTGCGTATCGGCTGTCGCTACAGGCGGTTTTGAGTTTTGTGCTCAGTCTCATTTTGATGTGTATCATTGACTGGCAGTTGGCTCTTTTGGCGCTGGCTCCTATGCCCGTGATGGCTTTTTGTGCGCGGTGGGTCGGGCAAAAGGTGCGCGTGGGGTACCGACGGGTTCAGGAACAATTTGCCGCCGTCAGTTCAAAAATTCAGGAAAATTTGACGGGTATGCGAATGGTCAAAGCCTTTGCCATGCGCCCGCTTGAGATTGTGGATTTCGGGATTCTCAATGAGGAGTACGTCACGCGCAACCGCCATTTGATTAAGATCCGCAGTTTGTATTATCCGTTCACGTTTTTGTTGAGCGGTGTTTCTATGATTGTAATTTTGTGGCTGGGCGGTCTGCGGGTGATTGAGGGGAGTTTGAGTCTGGGGGCATTTGTGGCGTTCAATGCGTATTTGCTGCGGATGAGCCGCCCGATGTCGATGTTGGGGCGAATTGTCGATGAGTATCAACGCGCCGTGGCTTCGTTGAGGCGCATTGAAGAGGTTTTGAAAGTATCGCCTCAACCCGATGTGGCGGGCGGCACAACGGGAGATATCACGGGGGAGATCGAGTTTCGCAATGCGAGTTTTTCCTACAATGGTCAACGGGTGCTCAAAGATATCAATCTTCGGATTCCAGCGGGGAGTACGCTTGCCGTGGTGGGGCGCGTGGGTTCGGGAAAATCCACGCTGGCGCGGTTGATTCCCCGGTTGATTCAGGCAGATGAAGGGCGGGTTTTGATCGATGGCAAGCCGGTGGAAGAGATACCGCTTCAGACGATTCGAGATGCGACCGGATATGTGCCGCAGGATGCTTTTTTGTTTTCGGATACGATTCGAGAAAATGTGGCTTTGGGCACGCGGGCAGAGGGCGATGTTGCGCGCGCGACCGAGATTTCGCAGTTGGCTCCGGATTTGCACCTTTTTCCCGATCATCTGGAGACGATTGTTGGAGAGCGGGGGGTCACGCTTTCGGGGGGGCAAAAGCAGCGCACAGCTATTGCGCGTGCGGTGATCCGAGAGCCGCGGATTCTGATTATGGACGATGCTTTGGCGAGTGTGGATACGCGGACAGAGGAAGAGATTCTCAAACAGTTGCGCGAGATTATGGCTTCGCGTACGACGATTTTGATTGCCCATCGCATTTCGACTGTGAAAGATGCCGATCATATTATTGTGCTGGATGAGGGGCGCATTGTAGAGCAGGGGTCACACGATGAATTGGTTGCGCACGATGGGATTTATGCGGATATGTTTCGACGCCAGCATCTGGCTCGGGAATTGGAAATATTGTAA
- the hrpA gene encoding ATP-dependent RNA helicase HrpA produces MASKNEQIKKRRPRRRRSSPMSAVWSLLPACMLKDGMEIARQLRQIQRQKRRDTGRLKNLQVQAERSVALRKDRGETPLHLTYPEALPISARKDEIVRAIREHPVVIVAGETGSGKTTQLPKMCLEAGRGVAAKIACTQPRRVAALSVSRRIAEELNVAWGAEVGCKIRFKDETAPETRIKMMTDGMLLAEIQGDPNLYEYDTVIIDEAHERSLNIDFLLGYLRLLQKRRPELRIVITSATIDTETFSKAFDNAPIIEVSGRMYPVDVQYLPVEDIAGESDVQTYIDAAVTAVDMVVDAGRGDVLVFMPTEKDIHETRRRLEGRQLRFTEVLPLFGRLTAGDQQKVFHKQRYRRIVVATNIAETSITIPGIRYVIDTGLARISRHNPRNQTHRLPVEEISQSSARQRAGRCGRVQNGVCIRLYDEKSFLARPEYTQPEIQRSDLAEVILRMIALRLGDVETFPFIDPPRSQAIQGGFNVLRALGAIDDHKRLTSLGRDMARLPLAPTVSRMILQAQKERALREVLVIASAISIQDPRVRPLGQEKAADQEHRRFVDGESDFIALLNIWKAYHDTFEKLRTQSQMRRFCKQHFLSFNRMREWRDIYMQIRHTLREMGAFRMNRDDAGYDAIHRSVVSGLLGNVAQKKEGNMYRAARGRDVMLFPGSGLFQRREEGEDDKKSTPGWVVAAEVVETSRLFARTVARVQPSWLVELGGHLCRASYKEPFYSVRSGRVLATETLTLHGLQVGQKRVGYGGVDASAATEIFIREALVNDEVALPYEFVAQNRDLRARVETWQMQQRLMQFLDLDEAAYRFYAERLENVSSTHDLNRLMKRKGADFLLMSEKHLAGEQVDFDRDAFPEFLEVDGEEVPLSYAYRPGQDRDGVTLQLPYKLVHFVQPEVLDWLVPGLLEEKITYLLRGLPKRIRKRFVPVPDRAREIAAVLQPTHSAFLDSLSAHILSHYGIEISQSDWNVRDLPEHLQMRVEVQDEKEQAIVAARDLRVLREQLDAREEDVQSDAWMRAQKQVARRDVTGQTLGELPERVEVMQAGGMPVFGYVGLKREGDRVAVCLFKRADEAERETQVGWMRLCEREMRDEMRALKRSLGDLKQFEGAREALREGAYANLMAHLFTRDAAFPITRQRFESRVQQARLYLQHLAPQLIQAMESLFETHREIRLLRSGYPEMEADLARLMPPDFLRQIPYDQVLHLGRFLKAIVIRAERAMLDPMKDRQKAEQVQPFQDAVDELMDSELTGEKRYAVQALRWMVEEFRVSVFAQELGTAQKVSPKRLYDKLEQVRGMA; encoded by the coding sequence ATGGCGAGTAAAAACGAACAAATAAAAAAACGCAGACCGCGCAGAAGGCGGTCGAGTCCGATGTCGGCTGTGTGGTCGCTGTTGCCCGCGTGTATGCTCAAAGACGGCATGGAGATTGCGCGGCAGTTGCGGCAAATACAGCGGCAAAAGCGACGCGATACGGGGCGGTTGAAGAATTTGCAGGTGCAGGCGGAGCGGTCGGTGGCGTTGCGGAAAGACCGGGGGGAGACTCCGCTGCATCTGACCTATCCAGAGGCGTTGCCGATTTCGGCGCGGAAGGATGAGATTGTCAGGGCGATTCGAGAACATCCGGTGGTGATTGTGGCAGGTGAGACGGGATCGGGGAAGACGACGCAGTTGCCCAAGATGTGTTTGGAGGCCGGTCGCGGTGTGGCGGCGAAAATTGCGTGTACTCAACCCCGGCGCGTGGCGGCGCTATCGGTGTCGCGGCGCATTGCAGAGGAATTAAATGTCGCGTGGGGTGCCGAGGTGGGGTGCAAAATTCGGTTTAAGGATGAGACGGCGCCCGAGACGCGGATCAAGATGATGACGGATGGGATGTTGCTCGCGGAGATTCAGGGCGATCCGAATTTGTATGAGTACGATACGGTTATTATTGATGAGGCGCACGAGCGCAGTTTGAATATCGATTTTTTACTGGGATATTTGCGCTTGTTGCAAAAGCGTCGCCCCGAGTTGCGGATCGTGATTACATCGGCGACGATTGATACGGAGACGTTTTCTAAGGCGTTTGACAATGCGCCGATTATTGAGGTGTCCGGGCGGATGTATCCGGTGGATGTGCAATATTTGCCTGTGGAAGATATCGCCGGGGAAAGTGATGTACAGACGTATATCGATGCGGCGGTGACCGCAGTGGATATGGTGGTTGATGCGGGGCGAGGTGATGTTCTGGTTTTTATGCCTACGGAGAAGGATATCCACGAGACGCGCAGGCGTTTGGAGGGGCGGCAGCTTCGCTTTACAGAGGTTTTGCCGCTGTTTGGGCGGTTGACAGCGGGCGATCAGCAGAAGGTGTTTCACAAGCAGAGGTATCGGCGCATTGTGGTGGCGACGAATATTGCGGAGACGTCGATTACGATTCCGGGTATTCGATATGTGATCGATACGGGGCTGGCGCGAATCAGCCGGCACAATCCGCGCAACCAGACGCATAGACTGCCGGTGGAGGAGATTTCTCAAAGCAGTGCCAGGCAGCGGGCAGGACGGTGTGGGCGCGTGCAAAATGGGGTGTGTATTCGTCTGTACGATGAGAAGAGTTTTCTCGCGCGACCAGAGTACACGCAGCCCGAGATTCAGCGGTCGGATTTGGCAGAGGTCATTTTGCGGATGATTGCGCTGCGGCTGGGCGATGTCGAGACGTTTCCATTTATTGATCCCCCCCGTTCTCAGGCGATTCAGGGGGGATTTAATGTGTTGAGAGCGTTGGGCGCGATTGATGATCACAAGCGTTTGACGTCGCTGGGACGCGATATGGCGCGTTTGCCGCTTGCGCCGACGGTGTCGCGGATGATTTTGCAAGCGCAAAAAGAACGCGCTTTGCGCGAGGTGCTGGTTATTGCGTCGGCAATCAGCATTCAAGATCCGCGCGTGCGGCCGCTCGGGCAAGAGAAGGCGGCAGATCAGGAGCACCGGAGGTTTGTCGATGGGGAATCGGATTTTATCGCGTTGCTGAATATCTGGAAGGCGTATCACGATACGTTTGAGAAATTGAGAACGCAGAGTCAGATGCGAAGATTTTGCAAGCAGCATTTTTTGTCTTTTAATCGCATGCGCGAATGGCGCGATATTTATATGCAGATTCGACACACTCTGCGCGAGATGGGTGCTTTTCGGATGAACCGGGACGATGCGGGATACGATGCGATTCATCGGTCGGTGGTGAGCGGGTTGTTGGGCAATGTGGCGCAAAAGAAGGAAGGCAATATGTATCGCGCAGCGCGCGGGCGCGATGTGATGTTGTTTCCGGGGTCTGGTTTGTTTCAGCGGAGAGAGGAAGGGGAGGATGATAAAAAGAGTACGCCCGGTTGGGTTGTGGCTGCGGAGGTGGTGGAGACGTCGCGTTTGTTTGCGCGCACTGTGGCTCGCGTACAGCCGTCCTGGCTGGTGGAATTGGGCGGACATTTGTGCCGGGCATCTTATAAGGAGCCGTTTTACAGTGTGCGGTCGGGTCGGGTGCTGGCGACCGAGACACTGACGTTGCACGGTTTGCAGGTGGGGCAAAAGCGCGTGGGGTATGGAGGTGTAGATGCCAGTGCTGCGACGGAGATTTTTATTCGCGAGGCTCTGGTGAATGATGAGGTGGCGTTGCCCTATGAATTTGTGGCTCAAAATCGGGATTTGCGCGCGCGCGTGGAAACATGGCAGATGCAACAGCGTTTGATGCAATTTCTGGATCTGGATGAGGCTGCATATCGGTTTTATGCCGAGCGATTGGAGAATGTATCTTCCACTCACGATTTGAATCGTTTGATGAAGAGAAAGGGCGCGGATTTTTTGCTGATGTCCGAAAAGCATCTGGCGGGCGAGCAGGTGGATTTTGACCGGGATGCGTTTCCCGAGTTTTTGGAGGTGGATGGCGAAGAGGTGCCGCTTTCTTATGCGTATCGGCCCGGGCAAGATCGAGATGGCGTGACGTTGCAACTGCCGTACAAGCTGGTGCATTTTGTACAGCCGGAGGTGCTGGACTGGCTGGTGCCAGGGTTGTTGGAAGAGAAGATTACATATTTGTTGCGCGGGCTTCCAAAGCGTATTCGCAAGCGGTTTGTTCCCGTGCCGGACAGGGCGCGAGAGATTGCCGCGGTTTTGCAACCGACGCACAGCGCGTTTTTGGATTCGCTGTCTGCCCATATTTTGAGTCATTACGGTATTGAGATTTCTCAAAGCGATTGGAATGTGCGCGATTTGCCGGAACATTTGCAGATGCGCGTGGAAGTTCAAGACGAGAAAGAGCAGGCGATTGTGGCTGCGCGGGATTTGCGCGTTTTGCGCGAGCAGTTAGATGCGCGCGAAGAAGATGTGCAGTCCGATGCGTGGATGCGGGCACAGAAGCAGGTTGCGCGCCGAGATGTGACGGGGCAGACGCTGGGGGAATTGCCCGAGCGCGTAGAGGTGATGCAAGCCGGTGGGATGCCGGTGTTTGGCTATGTGGGGTTGAAGCGCGAGGGGGATCGCGTGGCTGTGTGTTTGTTTAAGCGCGCAGATGAGGCGGAACGCGAGACCCAGGTGGGTTGGATGCGGTTGTGCGAGCGCGAAATGCGGGATGAGATGCGGGCGTTGAAGCGGTCTTTGGGCGATTTGAAGCAGTTTGAGGGGGCGCGCGAGGCTTTGCGCGAGGGTGCGTACGCAAATTTAATGGCGCATCTGTTCACGCGAGACGCGGCGTTTCCCATAACGCGCCAGCGCTTTGAATCGCGCGTTCAACAGGCGCGGTTGTATTTGCAGCATCTGGCACCGCAATTGATTCAGGCGATGGAATCGCTGTTTGAGACGCATCGAGAAATCCGGCTGTTGCGCAGTGGCTATCCCGAGATGGAGGCCGATCTCGCGCGTTTGATGCCGCCGGATTTTTTGCGACAAATACCTTATGATCAGGTGTTGCATTTGGGGCGGTTTTTGAAGGCGATTGTGATACGTGCCGAACGCGCGATGCTCGATCCGATGAAGGACCGACAAAAGGCCGAGCAGGTGCAACCTTTTCAAGATGCGGTGGATGAGTTGATGGATTCGGAATTGACGGGGGAGAAGCGCTATGCGGTGCAGGCGCTGCGGTGGATGGTCGAGGAGTTTCGGGTGTCGGTTTTTGCACAGGAACTCGGTACGGCGCAAAAGGTGTCGCCAAAGCGATTGTACGATAAATTGGAGCAGGTGAGAGGGATGGCGTAA
- a CDS encoding phytanoyl-CoA dioxygenase family protein, whose protein sequence is MAYFTDEEKLHFKEQGYVVKRDVVPMHLIDKAVDVLWEEIEADRDDPETWINAGPKGNLKCSSHPDVRATLTETPIQDMCEEMVGKGTLAVSNYTFAKMIYPEGHDNWTPARQMHLDGYTCEGVVDTFAIAVTVNINHVKPRSGGFSIWPGAHKRAYEYFKTHSLVNGLDAFRNAQGEYYDLPTPVDVTGPPGTVTFWHHLMLHSPGVNCGRDIRMAFVSRFRRRDNNDMRFETPDDMWAYWDGL, encoded by the coding sequence ATGGCTTATTTTACCGATGAAGAAAAATTGCATTTCAAAGAACAGGGGTATGTTGTCAAACGCGATGTCGTGCCGATGCATTTGATCGATAAGGCGGTGGATGTGTTGTGGGAGGAGATCGAGGCAGATCGCGATGATCCCGAGACGTGGATCAATGCGGGACCGAAGGGAAATTTGAAATGCAGCAGTCATCCCGATGTGCGGGCGACTTTGACGGAGACGCCGATTCAGGATATGTGCGAGGAGATGGTGGGTAAAGGGACCCTGGCTGTGTCGAATTACACGTTTGCCAAGATGATTTATCCCGAAGGGCACGACAATTGGACGCCGGCCAGGCAGATGCATCTGGATGGCTATACGTGTGAAGGCGTGGTGGATACTTTTGCGATTGCGGTGACGGTGAATATCAATCACGTCAAGCCGCGCTCGGGAGGGTTTTCGATCTGGCCGGGTGCGCACAAGCGGGCTTATGAGTATTTTAAGACGCACAGTCTGGTGAATGGGTTAGATGCGTTTCGCAATGCGCAGGGGGAGTATTACGACCTTCCCACGCCGGTTGATGTTACGGGACCGCCGGGTACGGTGACGTTCTGGCATCATCTGATGTTGCACAGCCCGGGGGTAAATTGTGGACGGGATATTCGCATGGCATTTGTGAGTCGCTTTCGGCGGAGGGATAATAACGATATGCGCTTTGAGACGCCGGATGATATGTGGGCGTATTGGGATGGATTATAG